The stretch of DNA GCGCGTTGGTGCAGGAGCCGATGAAGGCTTTATCAATAGCGATCTCTTCAATGGGCGTGCCTGCAGTCAAGCCCATGTAGGCCAACGCTTTCTCCATGGATCCCTTCTTAATGGGATCGGACTCATCGGCAGGGTTGGGCACGCGGCCATCCACACCGGTGACCAGTTCGGGCGAAGTGCCCCAAGTGACCTGCGGAACGATTTTGGCGGCGTCAATTTTGATCACCTTGTCGAATTTGGCGTCATCATCGCTCTTCAAATCGCTCCAGGCGGCCACTGCTTGATCCCACTGCTCGCCACGCGGGGCGTAGGGGCGACCTTTGACATATTCGATGGTCTTGGCGTCCACCGCCACCATGCCAGCGCGGGCGCCGCCTTCAATGGCCATGTTGCATACGGTCATGCGCCCCTCCATGGAGAGGGCTTCTATGGCCGAGCCGCCGAATTCGATCACATAGCCGGTGCCGCCGGCGGTGCCGATCTGACCGATAATATAGAGCACAATATCCTTGGCGGTGCTGCCGCTGGGCAATTCGCCATCGACGCTGATCAACATCGACTTGGACTTCTTCTGCAGCAGCGTCTGGGTGGCCAGCACATGCTCCACTTCGGAGGTGCCGATGCCGAACGCCAGCGCGCCAAACGCCCCGTGGGTGGCGGTGTGGGAGTCGCCGCAGACCATGGTGAAACCGGGCAGGGAGAGACCCTGTTCCGGCGCCATCACATGCACCACGCCTTGACGCACATCGCCAATGGCGAACTCGGTGACGCCAAACTGGGCGCAGTTGCTATCCAGCGCATCCACTTGAATTTTGGACACGGGGTCTTTGATTCCGCCCGCCAGGTCTTTGGTGGGGACGTTGTGATCGGGCACGGCGAAAGTGGCTTCCGGGTGACGCACGCGGCGGCTGGCCAGTCGCAGACCCTCGAACGCTTGCGGGCTGGTCACTTCGTGAACCAGGTGGCGGTCGATGTAAATCAAACTGGTCCCGTCCTCATCGGTGCGGATGAGGTGGGCGTTCCAGATCTTATCATAAAGGGTCTGGGCGCTCATGGCGTCTCTCGCTGGG from Magnetofaba australis IT-1 encodes:
- the leuC gene encoding 3-isopropylmalate dehydratase large subunit, which translates into the protein MSAQTLYDKIWNAHLIRTDEDGTSLIYIDRHLVHEVTSPQAFEGLRLASRRVRHPEATFAVPDHNVPTKDLAGGIKDPVSKIQVDALDSNCAQFGVTEFAIGDVRQGVVHVMAPEQGLSLPGFTMVCGDSHTATHGAFGALAFGIGTSEVEHVLATQTLLQKKSKSMLISVDGELPSGSTAKDIVLYIIGQIGTAGGTGYVIEFGGSAIEALSMEGRMTVCNMAIEGGARAGMVAVDAKTIEYVKGRPYAPRGEQWDQAVAAWSDLKSDDDAKFDKVIKIDAAKIVPQVTWGTSPELVTGVDGRVPNPADESDPIKKGSMEKALAYMGLTAGTPIEEIAIDKAFIGSCTNARIEDLRAAAAVVKGKRVADSVKLAMVVPGTGLVKHQAESEGLDQIFVDAGFEWREPGCSMCLAMNDDVLAPGERCASTSNRNFEGRQGKDSRTHLVSPAMAAAAAVAGHFVDVRNWN